GCTGCTGCTATTGCCGATCTATATGGTCATCGTTCTGTTTACCACGGTCTTGGCACCAACCTGGACGGTTGTACCGAATACGTTTGTTGAAGAAACCTTTGAAATGACTCAAGACTGGCGCGTTATCTTTAATGTCCAGGCCTTTAAAACCGTATTCGATTATACGATTCCCAGTCTGGTTTTACTGTACGGACTGTTTGAAATGATCAGTGGGATGTTTGTCAAAACCGCTTATCTGTCGCCGACGATTCATCTCGCGACCTTTCTGACACGCAATGTCCGCCCGAAATGGGAACCGCTCAAGCCTAAGCGCTTTGCCTGGATCATCGGTGCTACCCTGGTTATTTCTTGTCTGGTATTCTTTAATCCGGATACTCTGGCGCGAATGATAAACGCGCTCTTCTCTGAGACGATTTTGCCGACCGATAGCAACTATATGCCGGACTTTATCCCTCTACTGGTCGGACTGTGTTTCATATTGATGTGGCTTGAAGCCATATTCGGCTTCTGTCTGGGCTGCAAAGTTCACTGGCTGCTGGCTAAAATCGGAATTTTCAAGGAACATTGCTACGACTGCATGAACGTCGATTTCGACCAGAAATCCTGGATCGAGGAGCGCAAGCGTATTGAAGAGTCCCTTAAAAAATAGTGCGCGATCAACGCCGACGTCGATCTATTCAACCTTTGGAGCAGCCTCTTTGCAATGAACATTGAACTCTATTCGATCTTTTTGGTTACCACCCTTCTGCTGATTATGGTTCCTGGGCCGTCGGCGATGGTCGCCTCGGCACAAGGGGCGTCATTACAGTCAAAAAAAGCGTTTATCGGGGTTCTCGGTATCGCCTCGGCGGACGTCATTTTTTTTGCACTGTCCGCAACAGGGATTGCTACGCTGATTATTGCCTCCAGTACCCTGTTTGCAATTATTAAATGGCTCGGCGTGCTGTTCCTGCTCTATTTGGGGCTGAGTGTCTTTTTCAGTAAAGGCTCGGCGATCCGCTTCGAAGGCGGAAAAACCGATGTTCGCCCGACAAAGCTGTACAGTCACGGACTGGTCGTTCAGCTGGCGAACCCTAAAGCGCTGATGTATTTTTCCGCGCTCTTGCCACAATTTATTGATCCGACGGAACCGCTTTTAACACAAATTCTGATTATGGGCCTCACCTGCTTTCTGGCTGACATCTTGGTATATAGCCTATACGCATACCTGGGCGCGCACCTTGCCCGCCAGCAACTTAAAGCCTGGGCCATCAATCTGGTCAATAAAACCGCCGGTAGCGCTTTAATCTATACCGGAATCAAAATGGCTTTTCTCGAGAACCGCCAACCCTGAAGATGGGCTTAGCGCCTGATTCAGGATTCTTCATTCAAAGATGAAATTTTTTTATCTTCATCAGGGTTTAGATTGTTTAAGATGAATTTCTTTAATCGAAACCCGACCGTTTTACATACACGCATTAAGGACTTTGCATGAAACTAGACTCGATTGCTCTCCACGCCGGTTATACATCGGAACCACCGACCCGATCCGCAGCGGTACCGATCTACCAGACGACATCCTACACCTTTGACAATACCCAGTACGGCGCGGATCTTTTCGATCTTAAAATCCCAGGAAATATCTACTCGCGGATAATGAACCCGACCAATGCGGTTTTAGAAGAACGCGTTGCCGCAATGGAAGGTGGTATCGCAGCCTTGGCAGTCGCTTCCGGTATGACAGCAATCACCTACGCGATTCAAGCCATTGCTCAGGCCGGAGACAACATCGTCAGTACCAGTCAGCTCTACGGCGGAACCTATAATCTGTTTGCCCATACCTTTCCCCGTCAGGGAATTGAAGTGCGCATGGTTAAAGCCGACGACTTTGCCGCATTCGAAGCGGCGATCGACAAAGACACCAAGGCGATCTTTTGCGAATCCATCGGAAACCCGGCCGGCAACATCGTCAATATCGAGAAACTCGCCGAAATCGCGCATAAACACGGCATTCCACTGATGGTCGACAATACCGTTGCCACCCCATATCTGTGCCGTCCGTTCGAACTCGGTGCGGATATTGTCATCCACTCGCTGACCAAATACATCGGCGGTCACGGAACGACTCTGGGCGGAGCGATTATCGACTCAGGAAACTTTGACTGGGCAGCACATGCCGAGCGTTTCCCGATGTTAAACGAACCGGACCCTTCTTATCACGGCGTCAGTTATACCAAAGATATCGGTCAGGCGGCTTTTATCGCCCGTTGCCGGGTTATTCCTCTACGCAACACTGGAGGCGCTCTGGCGGCACACAGTGCCTTCCTGATTATGCAAGGGCTGGAAACACTGGGACTGCGCATGGACAGACATTGCGACAACGCTGTGCAAGTGGCTCGGTACCTGAAAAATCATCCGAAAGTTTCCTGGGTTAACTACGCCGCCCTGGAAGACGATAAATATCATGCTCTCTGTCATAAAATCACCGGCGGACGCTCGTCCGGAATCCTGAGTTTCGGTGTCAAAGGCGGACGCGACGCCGGCGGACAATTTATCGATGCCCTGCAGATGATTCTGCGACTGGTCAATATCGGCGATGCGAAGTCACTGGCCTGTCA
The genomic region above belongs to Thiomicrorhabdus xiamenensis and contains:
- a CDS encoding DUF4395 domain-containing protein, encoding MRYHFKNLWFRDKSEEILFINKHAVQLRAGLLLLLPIYMVIVLFTTVLAPTWTVVPNTFVEETFEMTQDWRVIFNVQAFKTVFDYTIPSLVLLYGLFEMISGMFVKTAYLSPTIHLATFLTRNVRPKWEPLKPKRFAWIIGATLVISCLVFFNPDTLARMINALFSETILPTDSNYMPDFIPLLVGLCFILMWLEAIFGFCLGCKVHWLLAKIGIFKEHCYDCMNVDFDQKSWIEERKRIEESLKK
- a CDS encoding O-acetylhomoserine aminocarboxypropyltransferase/cysteine synthase family protein translates to MKLDSIALHAGYTSEPPTRSAAVPIYQTTSYTFDNTQYGADLFDLKIPGNIYSRIMNPTNAVLEERVAAMEGGIAALAVASGMTAITYAIQAIAQAGDNIVSTSQLYGGTYNLFAHTFPRQGIEVRMVKADDFAAFEAAIDKDTKAIFCESIGNPAGNIVNIEKLAEIAHKHGIPLMVDNTVATPYLCRPFELGADIVIHSLTKYIGGHGTTLGGAIIDSGNFDWAAHAERFPMLNEPDPSYHGVSYTKDIGQAAFIARCRVIPLRNTGGALAAHSAFLIMQGLETLGLRMDRHCDNAVQVARYLKNHPKVSWVNYAALEDDKYHALCHKITGGRSSGILSFGVKGGRDAGGQFIDALQMILRLVNIGDAKSLACHPATTTHRQLNAEELEKAGVSEDLIRLSIGIEHIDDIIADIEQALEQVEA
- a CDS encoding LysE family translocator — protein: MNIELYSIFLVTTLLLIMVPGPSAMVASAQGASLQSKKAFIGVLGIASADVIFFALSATGIATLIIASSTLFAIIKWLGVLFLLYLGLSVFFSKGSAIRFEGGKTDVRPTKLYSHGLVVQLANPKALMYFSALLPQFIDPTEPLLTQILIMGLTCFLADILVYSLYAYLGAHLARQQLKAWAINLVNKTAGSALIYTGIKMAFLENRQP